The proteins below come from a single Malus sylvestris chromosome 3, drMalSylv7.2, whole genome shotgun sequence genomic window:
- the LOC126615634 gene encoding 40S ribosomal protein S24-1-like — protein sequence MADTKAVTIRTRKFMTNRLLSRKQFVIDVLHPGRPNVSKAELKEKLARLYEVRDPNSIFVFKFRTHFGGGKSTGFGLIYDTVENAKKYEPKYRLIRNGLDTKVEKSRKQLKERKNRAKKIRGVKKTKAGDAAKAKKK from the exons ATGGCGGATACCAAGGCGGTGACGATTCGTACGAGGAAGTTCATGACCAACCGCCTTCTCTCCAGAAAGCAATTC GTCATCGACGTTCTGCACCCTGGTCGACCCAATGTCTCAAAG GCAGAGCTGAAGGAGAAACTTGCGAGGTTGTACGAGGTGAGGGACCCAAATTCCATCTTCGTATTCAAGTTCCGCACCCATTTTGGAGGGGGGAAGTCCACTGGTTTCGGTTTGATTTATGATACCGTAGAGAATGCCAAGAAGTACGAGCCCAAGTACAGGCTGATCAGG AATGGACTAGATACAAAGGTTgaaaaatcaaggaaacaactCAAGGAAAGGAAGAACAGAGCCAAGAAGATTCGTGGAGTTAAGAAG ACAAAGGCCGGTGATGCTGCCAAGGCGAAGAAGAAATGA
- the LOC126615624 gene encoding uncharacterized protein LOC126615624, translated as MGRPSSTIHIPDRRRRSDHENGRYPRHSDSSGDNRYQRRSPSYESYDNRGHRDPSGSPPRRSPRGNRGGPDSLARRRSPSYEDYDRRDNRRHRNRSGTPDYPNPRRSPRANGGPDSLPKKFGRGGNMDRGRRSESEESDEELKGLSFEEYRRLKRQKMRKSGKFCIWELTPSPPRVENDEFELVGKADEILERYGEEEKMEPKDKKNEKEKSESESESDSEDLRSRGRKKSSGSKRRSRKSKYSDSESESESESDYESDEEEDRRRRKKSKSRSKRSRSRRERRRKRKSRHGSSSESDESEDSESEGSDLKKKKKQRKSRSRNKKKESETEMESEKSDSEEKGLDSEVDAKAAALVEEEVMKDESNAEALKFKEIFEAQKMLSLDDEPVVGPMPLPRAEGHISYGGALRPGEGDAIAQYVQQGKRIPRRGEVGLSADEIQKFENLGYVMSGSRHQRMNAIRIRKENQVYSAEDKRALAMFNYEEKAKREHKVMADLQRLVQRHIGQDVGPTHDPFSGKEKEIEFADT; from the coding sequence ATGGGGAGGCCATCATCCACCATCCATATCCCCGACAGACGACGCCGTTCCGATCACGAGAACGGGCGATACCCGCGGCACTCCGACTCCTCCGGCGACAACCGCTACCAGCGTCGCAGCCCCAGCTACGAAAGCTACGACAATCGCGGCCACCGAGACCCATCGGGCTCGCCACCCAGACGAAGCCCTAGGGGCAACAGAGGAGGCCCAGACTCTTTGGCCCGGCGTCGGAGCCCCAGCTATGAGGACTACGACCGACGCGACAACCGACGCCACCGAAATCGCTCGGGCACGCCTGATTACCCAAACCCTAGAAGAAGCCCTAGGGCTAATGGGGGGCCGGACTCTTTGCCGAAGAAATTCGGGCGGGGAGGGAATATGGACCGGGGGAGGCGGTCAGAGTCGGAGGAGTCCGATGAGGAGCTGAAGGGGCTGAGCTTCGAGGAATACAGAAGGCTCAAGCGGCAGAAGATGAGGAAATCAGGGAAGTTTTGTATTTGGGAATTGACGCCCAGCCCGCCTAGGGTTGAGAACGATGAGTTCGAATTGGTGGGCAAGGCTGATGAGATTCTGGAACGGTATGGCGAGGAGGAGAAGATGGAACCGAAGGACAAGAAGAATGAGAAGGAGAAATCTGAGTCCGAATCTGAATCGGATTCGGAGGATTTGAGATCGAGGGGGAGGAAGAAGAGTTCGGGTTCAAAGCGTAGGAGTAGGAAATCGAAGTATAGTGACAGCGAATCGGAGAGCGAGAGCGAAAGCGACTATGAATCGGATGAAGAGGAGGATCGGAGACGGAGAAAGAAGTCGAAAAGTAGGAGTAAGAGAAGCAGGAGCAGAAGAGaaaggagaagaaagaggaagagcaGGCATGGTAGCAGTAGCGAGTCCGATGAGAGCGAAGACAGTGAAAGTGAGGGTTCAgatttaaagaagaagaagaaacagcgAAAGTCTCGCAGTCGGAATAAGAAGAAAGAGTCGGAAACTGAAATGGAGAGTGAGAAATCGGATTCGGAGGAGAAGGGTTTGGATTCTGAGGTTGATGCCAAGGCTGCTGCTTTAGTGGAAGAGGAGGTGATGAAGGATGAGAGTAATGCGGAGGCATTGAAGTTTAAGGAGATTTTCGAAGCTCAGAAGATGCTGTCACTGGACGATGAACCAGTGGTTGGGCCAATGCCGTTGCCTAGAGCTGAAGGGCATATTAGTTATGGTGGGGCTCTTAGGCCTGGTGAAGGTGATGCCATTGCACAATATGTTCAGCAGGGGAAGCGTATTCCGCGGAGAGGAGAAGTGGGTCTTTCGGCTGATGAGATTCAGAAGTTTGAGAACCTTGGGTACGTAATGAGTGGTAGTAGGCACCAGAGAATGAATGCCATTCGTATTAGGAAGGAAAACCAGGTTTACAGTGCTGAGGATAAGCGGGCTTTGGCCATGTTCAACTACGAGGAGAAGGCGAAGCGTGAGCACAAGGTTATGGCGGATTTGCAGCGACTGGTTCAGCGCCATATCGGGCAGGATGTCGGGCCTACTCACGACCCATTTTCGGGGAAGGAAAAAGAGATTGAATTTGCTGATACTTAG
- the LOC126615628 gene encoding uncharacterized protein LOC126615628 has protein sequence MLTMRDFPSCFGENGVQIADFSSSSSSSRATKTAQNLVSCVYQCKLKGRLCLITVTWTKNLMGQSLAIEIDDAAGHCLCRVEIKPWIFSKRKGLKNLEVDSTKIDILWDLTNAKFGSGPEPLEKFCLALMFDQEMVLFLGDLKREDFKSPAESNSKSKSKSKAEFVAKREHIFGKKFYGAKAQFCDLGKTHDVKIECETAGGLHEPYLVISIDSKTVLQVKRLNWKFRGNHTIVVDGMRVEVFWDVHNWLFGNSMGDAVFMFQTCLNVAADESKKLWTGLPVLDPSVLSWSSSSQELRDNQLQDFGFSLILHAWKNE, from the exons ATGCTTACGATGAGGGACTTCCCttcttgttttggggaaaatggggtTCAGATTGCGGATTTTTCGTCATCATCTTCCTCGTCGAGAGCCACAAAAACTGCCCAGAACTTGGTATCCTGCGTCTACCAATGCAAATTAAAGGGCAGATTGTGTTTGATCACTGTGACATGGACCAAGAATCTGATGGGGCAAAGCCTCGCCATCGAAATCGATGATGCAGCCGGTCATTGCCTCTGCAGAGTTGAGATTAAGCCATGGATTTTCTCCAAGAGGAAAGGGTTGAAGAATTTGGAGGTGGACTCTACGAAAATCGACATCTTGTGGGATTTAACAAATGCCAAATTTGGTTCAGGACCTGAGCCATTGGAGAAGTTTTGTCTAGCTCTTATGTTTGATCAAGAAATGGTTCTGTTTCTTGGGGACTTGAAGAGGGAGGATTTCAAAAGCCCTGCTGAGTCCAATTCCAagtccaaatccaaatccaaagccGAATTCGTAGCGAAAAGAGAGCACATTTTTGGGAAAAAATTTTATGGAGCAAAGGCACAGTTCTGTGATTTGGGCAAAACCCATGACGTGAAAATTGAGTGTGAAACTGCCGGGGGCCTCCATGAGCCATACCTTGTAATCAGCATTGACAGCAAGACTGTGTTGCAG GTCAAGAGGTTGAACTGGAAGTTCAGAGGCAATCACACAATTGTGGTAGATGGGATGAGAGTTGAGGTGTTTTGGGATGTGCACAATTGGCTGTTTGGGAATTCAATGGGAGATGCAGTTTTCATGTTCCAAACTTGCCTCAATGTTGCTGCAGATGAAAGCAAGAAGTTGTGGACTGGTTTGCCAGTTCTGGATCCTTCTGTGTTGAGTTGGTCATCCTCCTCTCAGGAGTTGAGAGATAACCAGTTGCAGGATTTTGGGTTTTCACTGATCTTGCATGCTTGGAAGAATGAATAG